GATATGAATAATCACATGAAAGGAAATACACATTTGATCTTGCCAAGGTACAGTTTTGTTTCAATATAaccatttttttaataaaaaatcctTATAAAGTGCAAGCCAGTTTTAAGAAACCTCTGTAATGACGACTCGTTTTCTCTTAAAGATTTTTATGCATGATAGGGACTTGATTACACAATTTTTAAACTAGAAGACTTGGTCGAAAACTAGGGACTTGACGAGTTGTATAGTATTTTTGCTCATTCAGTCCTATAAGGCTGTGATTCTTTTCAGTCTTGaccctttcctttctttttttttttaatttctttcttcccatttactttaatttttttcagtGGAGTCATTATCAGTTTGTACCATTTGTTTGTGTACACAATTCTTTGTAATTTTGCTGTAatcaattctaaattttaatgtGCATAAATTATGAAATGTTGCAGTTGTAGCttgaatggaaaaaaaaaaattgatagtGCGTGGAAATTATTTGGTGCTGTAAATGCAAATTGGAtaagctttttattcttttttttttcatttttttatttggatgGGTTTAAGTATAATGTCTAAGGTTtggtttggtaaaattttttgaaaaactatttttcatttaaaagcacaaatttttttattttgcatttggtaTATAAGAAAGATTATGTATTTGTacttacaaattttaaaaaatagaagtGTTTTTAAAAGCATTTAagatgaaattttttaaaaataattttacatattaaaattaaaaaatctaatataatcTTATACATTAATTGatatctaaatataatttttttattaacgtatattatagtatttttaaattttaaaagttattttaccAAATGCTATTATTACTtgtatttattgaaaattagttttaatttaatttattaagtaTAAATGTTATCATTTTTAAAAtgttatcttttaaaaattaatttctataaattacttttaaaaagtaaaaattttactaaaCAAAACCTAAATTCTTCACCTTTCTTGCTAAAAGAATAatattgtttatatttttatcaaactcGTAAATATAATGTcttttagtttaaatttgatggaaagaaaaagtataaaagtgctttagtattttattatatacatatatttaataCGTGGTGTTATATTtgtaaaaataatatgaatagttatttaagatataaaataatttatattttctgtatattaaattaaatactttttatcttttaaaatgatttttttagcggatcaaacataaatttttgttagtttagtcaacatttctttttcttttagaaaaGTAATTGAGAAGCCAATTCAAATAGATTAATTGTAGtaacaaagagaaaagagtaaatACTCAAATTGATTCCTAAAAGATTATTCGATCTTCAAATTGATcaccaaaaaataaattttttctaatCAAAATTGTctccaaaaaatttaaaaatagtcaCGTTAGGTTTTCCATCTATTATTTGACAAACCACACTAACATTTACTTACCTGGGCGTTAGTGTCCCATGTCAACAAAAGCTTCAAAGGAGTCGTTTTCTTCGGTCACCCTTTTCAACCATTTTTCATGACGGTCTATTCCATCCTTCTTCTCAAAACAGAATATCTCTCTAATCCAATTCTTCATCTTTGGTTCTCACCTCCAGCAGAAAAGGATGTTTGGCTTTGTGACGTTTATTGATCCACAAACTGTTAAAACCATTTTAGACAAAGGGAATTCCCATTATGTTCGTGAGTCTCGGGTGCTTGTTAAACCTTACCGGGAGAAGTCAAAGGTTATTGAAAGGTACTTCCTTGTTTCCTTTGGTTAATTTACATTTTCAGCTTGGAATTGAATGCTTAAACTCTGGATTTAAGCTTGAAATGTGGGTACAATTGCACTTGACATTAGAAAGGGTTCTTGTTATAATTTGATTGTTTCTTGGTATAATTGTATCAATATCTGATTATCTTAAGGTTAATTTAGAGAAATTTACATATGATAAtagtatatattaattaatttactttCGTCCTTTGTATATGAATGAAATTTAGTAATTTGATTTTATCCTTTGATCATGCTAGTTATATTGACAGATAcctctttttcaagaaatttttcaTATCAACTTTAATTTGGTTGCAGGAAGTATGCTGATAGAATTCAGCACTCTGTGTTACTCACCTCACCACATAGACATAGATTTTGAAATGAACTCAAGTGAGTATCATATTATCTTGTTTGGAATCTATATTACTTGTCCTGTTCATAAGACTTGTTCTGTGATCATTCTCTCGTTAGTCACTAAAATGaccattttcaattttttttgtagtTCCAAGAAGTTGTGGGGATGTTAGATCTCTTAGGAGACAACTGATGGAAGAGCAGGAGCAAGCGCTAGAACTAATAGAAATGCAAAGGAGACGTTTGGCAGCGTTGCAGTTTGCCcaaaattctctgtctatttCACTCCATTTTTGCTTCTCCACAAATGGAATGAGAACTTCAGAAGGTATGTAGTAGTAATATGAATTgcatttatttattatgaaaacATTCTTTGTATCATTCTTTATAAGGCTACTTTACATTTTTCAGATCATTTCAATTTCAACTTTCATCTTCAAGAATCTTTCAAAAACACACACAGAAAGAAATATAGAGTTTAAATAGCCCAAGGCTAAAGGCATCAACTTTCTTTTAATACACTATACAGTACCAAGTAGCTTTGAAATTTAGTCAAAGTCTCTGGCTTTTAAGGTGAAGATAGTAGCAGGAGGATTATAAATTATTAGCAGgactatatattatattatgcaTGGTTTTCAACCATAATATGCATGGTTTTCAACCATATTGTATCCTTGTCTAGACTCTGGCCAACTAGACGCTGCCCATAATGCAGTTCAACAACTTTGGCATTTAACGAGAATAAGGGATTAGGGTTTATTCTCTTTAGGACTAATTTGACAAAAATTTCTAAATATATCTTGTCATCAGCTATTCTGCATCAACCTGTCATGCTGATATGACACACTAATAGCTACATAAGAAGATTTAACGTTGTTATTGACGGAATGAACTGAGGGGAGACGGAAGGACTAACGTGACCATTTGTAAATATTTTGGGAACAATTCtgattaattttatctttcgaGAACCAATTTGAAGATTGGATAATTTTTCAGGaccaatttaaatatttattcaaagagaaaatatatcttttcaatttgctttttttaattaatgttatAAAATAGACTTACattaaattatctttatataaaattaatagttaaaatttgttaaataataatttagttaaatttattaaattatttaataatttttaaatattatttttatataaaaatatttacatgTAATTTATTGtctataaaatataatttttatcgGTGTTTTTTAAGTGAAATAAAAGAAGTAAAGAAAATGTGATATTATAATAAACGGCTATTTCTATGCTaatgaaactttttttttttcttcacatGATGAACTGAGGTAGCATACTCTAGAGCAGATACATCTACTTAGTCTTGAAAAGCTTTTCTGCTTTATTACAGAAGTTTTGTTTCCTCTATAGGATAAATAATTAGTGAAGTTTTTCTGCGGATGGGTCTCGAGACCctgtttgtgtgtttttttaattttattgattgttgttACTATATTTTTTCTCTGCTTCTTGTGAGATTATTTTGGAATGATGTATATTAGAATCTCTTTGGGGGTTTATTTATCAGGACTCAGATTTGGCCTTCTGCAGGTTTTCCATTGTATGTCCAAGACTCCAAATAGTAGTAGCTATTAAGTTTAGTTTGGGTAAacagtttaattaaattttttttgaaaaaataacttaaataataaatgattatatcaaaaataacttataaataaattattttgtgtttagatttttaattttaaaagtgtttattttataaaaatctgataaaaagtaatagtattatgagagaagtcattttttaaaacttttctaTAAACTCTTAAATAGCTTCTTAAAAAGCtacaatttgattttgaaaattacacTAGATATTAATACTACCGCTTTTCATAAGTTaaaagctcaaaaaaattatttttgaagcTTCCCAAGTCCTTAATGTTTAGAAATACATTTTacccaaagaaaaaaaaaaacatgtttAGAAATACATGTTGTTGAAtgaaggtttaattactctattggtTCATATAGTTTTGCGAAGTTGTCAATTAggtttctatatttttttttcttttaattggaccctgcaccaaattttttcttaattgaattcctacacttttttttttcttttatttgagtttctgcaccaattttttttagttgggttTCTATACAATTAAGTCAATTACTATTAAgagagacctaattaaaaaaaaattggtgcaggaactcaattaaaaagaaaaaaaagtatagaaacctaattaaaaattttgcgaaactggaccaacaaaataattaaaccttgaATGAATtcactttaaaaaaatttattgaaattaacAGACCTAAAGAGCTGTCATTGTTTCTtggtaaaaaattattatttagcgttcctaaatcctaattttaatgataataacTGATAGCTATGGGGTGCAATATTTTCTTAGGtgacatttttttatttattccattcAATCTTTTCCCAATGATAAGTTGATTTGTCAATattgtttaataatttttttaatataaataaacaatTATCAAGAAGCAGAAACAAAAATTAACTCTGATTAATTGTTAAAGCATAAATATTGTCTAAGTATAAATTTCCTAATATATTCTTTCCTAgcataatattaaatatttttggtttttcacTTCACTCGAAAAAATATATAGCAGAGTTGGACAAAATTTTATAAACTGGTGTATATTAAGTGTATCAGTAAAATTATGGTAAGTGTGATGCTAACCACTTCAAACATACTAATTCAGCCTCTTTTAACTTTATACTATTCAACAAATTTTCTAAACCATAAACAGTAAAATTATCTGTCGATATTATACTTCTCTAAAGGTAATATATCtctttgttgttattattattatatttaattattttattaacatttataattttatcaaatttttaattaattttttatatttaaaaatttgtaattaaatctATATACTAGATTAAAATTTTCACTTAGATcatctctttttttattaaaaaatactatttgttttaaaagtaaatattttaaaattattaaaaaaaatttaaataaaattaaattacataGTTGATTCCTATACTTTAAATGAAATTGCAAATTGGTTCCTACTTCAATgagagtctttgatttttccaaAATGACGTCATGTTTCTGGCACTACCACCATTAATTTCAAAAACGGCTTCACACGCCGTGTCCAAATCCTCCACGGACCCGAGTGG
The genomic region above belongs to Arachis stenosperma cultivar V10309 chromosome 5, arast.V10309.gnm1.PFL2, whole genome shotgun sequence and contains:
- the LOC130979520 gene encoding uncharacterized protein LOC130979520 is translated as MFVSLGCLLNLTGRSQRLLKGSMLIEFSTLCYSPHHIDIDFEMNSIPRSCGDVRSLRRQLMEEQEQALELIEMQRRRLAALQFAQNSLSISLHFCFSTNGMRTSEDHFNFNFHLQESFKNTHRKKYRV